A region from the Gossypium hirsutum isolate 1008001.06 chromosome A08, Gossypium_hirsutum_v2.1, whole genome shotgun sequence genome encodes:
- the LOC107919134 gene encoding uncharacterized protein, which produces MATPQSCSATATQRVAPPCWSKEESLVLIEAYKEKWFALRCQNLKASDWGAVSAAVSSASGPETMKSSVQYRHKIEKLRQRFRAEKQRSLKNPGKFSSSWDLFPLLDCMNFVPLSVNGSADQDNLYYNKDGGFYWKLKNHENIYGNSGSDLGFDHCLSGGYGSIFYFDNKFGGDYGVKLQGIDSVGLGKAPLKTLGDKSCMNLGFKPKNHGSSNLNYDYDNDLQEYVDEGMGFQAKVSDAWDSVPRGFHQKKCGVVDRSFNPGVDDYRGLNGFASCSSPELGVKNGNGGVKRGMDPVEEMVSSIKLLAEGFVRMEKMKIEMVKDIEKTRMKMEMKHNEMTLESRQKIMDVFANALLE; this is translated from the exons ATGGCAACTCCGCAGTCCTGCTCCGCTACCGCCACACAGCGCGTTGCTCCGCCCTGCTGGAGCAAGGAGGAAAGCCTGGTGTTGATTGAGGCTTACAAGGAAAAATGGTTTGCTCTTCGATGCCAGAACCTCAAGGCATCCGACTGGGGAGCCGTGTCTGCCGCCGTATCCTCCGCCTCTGGTCCTGAAACCATGAAGTCGTCCGTTCAATACCGTCATAAGATCGAAAAGCTGAGGCAGCGGTTCCGTGCGGAAAAGCAACGGAGCCTTAAAAACCCAGGCAAGTTCTCTTCTTCGTGGGACTTGTTTCCTCTCCTTGATTGTATGAATTTCGTACCTTTGTCGGTCAACGGATCTGCTGATCAAGATAATCTTTACTATAATAAAGATGGTGGGTTTTACTGGAAATTGAAGAATCATGAAAATATTTATGGGAATTCTGGGTCTGATCTAGGTTTTGATCATTGTTTAAGTGGTGGGTATGGTTCAATCTTTTATTTTGATAACAAATTTGGAGGTGACTATGGGGTGAAGTTGCAGG GTATTGATAGTGTTGGACTTGGGAAGGCTCCTCTCAAGACCTTAGGTGATAAGAGTTGTATGAACCTAGGGTTCAAGCCAAAGAATCATGGTAGCTCTAATCTCAATTATGATTACGATAACGATTTGCAAGAGTACGTAGACGAAGGAATGGGGTTTCAAGCAAAAGTTTCGGATGCTTGGGATTCAGTCCCTCGAGGTTTTCATCAGAAGAAATGTGGTGTAGTTGATAGGAGTTTTAATCCTGGTGTTGATGACTATAGGGGTTTGAatggatttgcttcttgttcaaGTCCAGAACTCGGAGTGAAGAATGGTAATGGTGGAGTCAAGAGGGGCATGGATCCAGTGGAGGAGATGGTTTCCTCAATTAAGTTGTTGGCTGAAGGGTTTGTGAGGATGGAGAAGATGAAGATAGAGATGGTGAAGGATATCGAGAAGACGAGAATGAAGATGGAAATGAAGCATAATGAGATGACACTTGAGTCACGACAAAAGATCATGGATGTGTTTGCCAATGCATTGTTGGAATAG
- the LOC107920642 gene encoding cationic amino acid transporter 6, chloroplastic, protein MAAFQSTHNKVFIFNYLQSLSQTPHRLRKRMLATWTPDQELNQVRLRSGADMKRKLKWYDLVALGIGGMLGVGVFVTTGRVARYNSGPAVFISYIIAGISALLSSLCYTEFSVQIPVAGGPFSYLRITFGEFVGYFAGANILMEYVLSNAAVARSFTEYLCSAFGVSDPNSWRVEVHGLLEGYNKLDFTAVALVLLLTLCLCHSTKESSTLNLIMTIFHVIFFGFIIIVGFCNGSVDNLVKPNGIAPHGIRGVLDGAAIVYFSYIGYDSVSTLAEEIQNPSVSLPVGIVGSVLIVSALYCLMALALCMMVPYNQIAAKASYSMAFQNIGWKWAGNVVGAGASLGIVASLLVAMLGQARYLCVIGRARLVPSWLSNVHPSTGTPLNATLFLGLCTASIALFTDLDIVLEMISIGTLLVFYLVANATIYRKYVIKSQNPPLRTLSFLFLLTSSAMGFSISWKLKQQWWGLPLFGGLMVTMTAFFQYMVPCIRQPSEWSIPFMPWPAAISIFLNVFLMTTLSMLSFQRFGVWACLITVFYLLYGVHSTFEAEEMEKELAINEVPNSSIQLTKLDV, encoded by the exons ATGGCAGCCTTTCAATCCACACACAACAAAGTTTTCATTTTCAACTACCTCCAATCTCTTTCCCAAACCCCTCATAGGCTTAGAAAGAGAATGCTAGCAACATGGACCCCGGACCAAGAGCTTAACCAAGTCAGGCTAAGGTCTGGTGCTGATATGAAAAGGAAACTTAAGTGGTATGATTTAGTAGCTCTTGGTATTGGTGGAATGCTTGGTGTTGGTGTTTTCGTCACCACTGGCCGCGTTGCTCGCTATAACTCCGGCCCTGCAGTCTTCATTTCTTATATCATTGCTGGAATATCAGCACTTCTTTCTTCTTTGTGTTATACTGAATTTTCAGTCCAGATTCCTGTTGCTGGTGGCCCTTTCAGTTACCTCAGAATCACTTTTG GAGAATTTGTGGGGTATTTTGCTGGAGCAAACATACTAATGGAGTATGTATTATCAAACGCCGCGGTGGCAAGAAGTTTTACAGAGTATTTATGCTCAGCTTTTGGGGTAAGTGATCCCAATTCCTGGAGAGTGGAAGTTCATGGATTGCTTGAAGGCTATAACAAGTTGGATTTCACTGCTGTAGCTCTTGTTCTTCTTCTCACTCTCTGTCTATGCCATAG TACAAAGGAAAGCTCAACCTTGAACCTTATTATGACAatctttcatgttattttctttggaTTCATCATAATCGTGGGTTTCTGCAATGGGAGCGTGGATAACTTGGTGAAACCAAATGGGATAGCTCCTCATGGTATTAGAGGAGTGCTTGATGGAGCAGCCATAGTTTACTTCAGTTACATAGGATATGACTCAGTTTCAACCTTGGCCGAAGAGATCCAAAACCCTTCCGTGAGCCTTCCAGTGGGGATCGTTGGGTCAGTTCTTATTGTTTCAGCACTTTACTGCCTCATGGCCTTGGCTTTATGCATGATGGTTCCTTACAATCAG atAGCTGCAAAGGCTTCATATTCAATGGCTTTccaaaacattggttggaaaTGGGCGGGGAATGTTGTTGGGGCTGGAGCAAGCTTGGGGATTGTTGCTTCTCTCTTGGTTGCCATGTTAGGCCAAGCCAGATACCTATGTGTTATAGGAAGGGCCAGGCTAGTGCCTTCTTGGCTATCTAATGTGCATCCTTCAACAGGCACCCCTTTGAATGCCACTCTCTTTTTGG GGCTTTGCACAGCATCAATAGCACTATTCACAGACTTGGACATAGTGCTTGAAATGATCTCGATTGGCACACTGTTGGTGTTCTACCTGGTCGCCAACGCTACGATCTATCGGAAATATGTGATCAAAAGCCAAAACCCACCTCTCCGAACACTGTCTTTCCTCTTCCTCCTCACATCAAGCGCCATGGGGTTCTCCATATCATGGAAACTGAAACAGCAATGGTGGGGTTTGCCTCTATTTGGTGGGCTTATGGTCACAATGACAGCCTTCTTCCAGTACATGGTCCCTTGCATCCGTCAGCCTAGTGAGTGGTCGATCCCCTTCATGCCTTGGCCGGCAGCCATATCTATTTTCCTCAATGTCTTCCTTATGACAACACTGAGCATGCTGTCTTTCCAAAGGTTTGGTGTATGGGCATGTTTGATAACTGTGTTCTATTTGTTGTATGGAGTTCACTCAACTTTTGAAGCAGAAGAGATGGAGAAGGAGTTGGCCATTAATGAAGTGCCCAACTCATCCATCCAACTAACTAAGCTAGATGTTTAA